The proteins below come from a single Longimicrobium sp. genomic window:
- a CDS encoding saccharopine dehydrogenase NADP-binding domain-containing protein, protein MRMLVLGAGLQGSACAYDLLANTDHEVVIADLKVDALPAFLQPYLGGRLTAQQVDANDRTGIRDAMEGVS, encoded by the coding sequence ATGCGGATGCTCGTGCTCGGCGCGGGCCTGCAGGGTTCTGCGTGTGCTTACGACCTGCTGGCCAACACGGACCACGAGGTGGTCATCGCCGACCTCAAGGTCGACGCGCTTCCCGCCTTCCTCCAGCCGTACCTCGGCGGCCGGCTGACGGCGCAGCAGGTGGACGCCAACGACCGCACCGGGATCCGCGACGCCATGGAAGGCGTTTC